In one Corallococcus silvisoli genomic region, the following are encoded:
- a CDS encoding GMC family oxidoreductase, giving the protein MSLPSVDVCIVGSGAGGAPLALELGRAGFKVVVLEKGRHYQPKDFVHDEILNSRRNFFMPLPWEEPHLVRHGAQARYERSNAAWTANCVGGGTVHMSGFFYRLKPVDFRLRSTLGAVPGTTVADWPISYEELAPFYDKAEAELGVSGQAVPHPFAEPRSGPYPLPPLDVHPVASEIDKACGALGWHAVPTARGIISKPYKGRSACAYCALCGSYGCEMGAKSSTLASLIPAALATGNVEVRAGSMARSIEVDRKGRAKSVVYLDKDGVAQEQPAKVIIASATAVESARLLLNSTSSRFPNGLANGSGLVGKNLLFSSFGGSRALFRVSKQQQARPWLTDPSPFVNRSVQDFYVMPDARHGFRKGGTLGFMWAHPNPIYAAVGLAGAGKSGVFGKELKDRMRAYRDSRILEFEVYAEFLPTPGTSVTVEPGVKDKYGIPVAAITLDRHPADYAATRFLVERGEEVLMRLDPDSVERVGTQGETTILQHGTCRFGDDAAASVLDKHCRAHEVPNLYVVDGSFMPTGGSVPSTLTIAANSFRVADHLVRTLKG; this is encoded by the coding sequence GTGAGCCTCCCTTCCGTGGACGTCTGCATCGTGGGCAGTGGCGCGGGCGGGGCACCGCTGGCGCTGGAGCTGGGCCGCGCGGGCTTCAAGGTCGTGGTGCTGGAGAAGGGCCGCCACTACCAGCCGAAGGACTTCGTCCACGACGAGATCCTCAACAGCCGCCGCAACTTCTTCATGCCGCTGCCGTGGGAGGAGCCGCACCTGGTGCGCCACGGCGCCCAGGCCCGCTACGAGCGGAGCAACGCCGCGTGGACCGCCAACTGCGTGGGCGGCGGCACCGTGCACATGAGCGGCTTCTTCTACCGGCTCAAGCCGGTGGACTTCCGCCTGCGCTCCACGCTGGGCGCCGTCCCCGGCACCACCGTGGCGGACTGGCCCATCTCCTACGAGGAGCTGGCGCCCTTCTATGACAAGGCGGAGGCGGAGCTGGGCGTGTCCGGCCAGGCCGTCCCCCACCCCTTCGCGGAGCCCCGGAGCGGCCCCTACCCGCTGCCGCCGCTGGACGTGCACCCGGTCGCCTCTGAAATCGACAAGGCGTGCGGCGCGCTGGGCTGGCACGCGGTGCCCACCGCGCGCGGCATCATCAGCAAGCCCTACAAGGGCCGGTCGGCGTGCGCCTACTGCGCGCTGTGCGGCAGCTACGGCTGCGAGATGGGCGCCAAGAGCAGCACCCTCGCGAGCCTCATTCCCGCGGCCCTCGCCACCGGCAACGTGGAGGTGCGCGCGGGCAGCATGGCGCGCTCCATCGAGGTGGACCGGAAGGGCCGCGCGAAGAGCGTGGTGTACCTGGACAAGGACGGCGTCGCGCAGGAGCAGCCCGCGAAGGTCATCATCGCCTCCGCCACCGCGGTGGAGAGCGCGCGCCTCCTGCTCAACTCCACCTCCAGCCGCTTCCCCAACGGGCTGGCCAACGGCAGCGGGCTGGTGGGCAAGAACCTGCTCTTCAGCTCCTTTGGCGGCTCGCGCGCCCTCTTCCGCGTGTCGAAGCAGCAGCAGGCGCGGCCGTGGCTCACGGACCCGTCGCCCTTCGTCAACCGCAGCGTCCAGGACTTCTACGTGATGCCGGACGCGCGCCACGGCTTCCGCAAGGGCGGCACGCTGGGCTTCATGTGGGCGCACCCCAACCCCATCTACGCGGCGGTGGGCCTGGCGGGCGCGGGCAAGTCGGGCGTGTTCGGCAAGGAGCTGAAGGACCGGATGCGCGCGTACCGCGACTCGCGCATCCTCGAGTTCGAGGTCTACGCGGAGTTCCTCCCCACGCCCGGCACCTCCGTCACGGTGGAGCCCGGGGTGAAGGACAAGTACGGCATCCCCGTGGCCGCCATCACCTTGGACCGGCACCCGGCGGACTACGCCGCCACGCGCTTCCTCGTCGAGCGCGGCGAGGAGGTGCTGATGCGCCTGGATCCGGACAGCGTGGAGCGCGTGGGCACGCAGGGGGAGACGACCATCCTCCAGCACGGCACCTGCCGCTTCGGCGACGACGCGGCGGCCTCCGTGCTGGACAAGCACTGCCGCGCGCACGAGGTGCCCAACCTCTATGTCGTGGACGGCAGCTTCATGCCCACCGGCGGAAGCGTGCCCTCCACGCTGACCATCGCGGCCAACAGCTTCCGCGTGGCGGACCACCTGGTCCGCACGCTCAAGGGTTGA
- a CDS encoding thrombospondin type 3 repeat-containing protein, producing MRSSPRVAWLLIPTLLLSCTDAGLYSIDGRAGGSRDRVSFEGDLCVPAATGDAFPVKVVFALQGGTGVETEVVGYAVDGLTTLTSRYTGPQMRFGLVAFHSVATGLQGSFTDAASFQAVLPRYASYQQQGPISIRSALRLSKSLMSGDMQASCRGEVARTRYIVAPVIRSADVSCDNPAYNIGIDSRCTALSQAAGCGASPEKQAECNAACSQCELTAVVGELKGLVEQFGAGDVSVQPIYVRGGTPDPVTRLQVAAIANAGGSAPVETDFAGLPNAMARLDYGALNNALKLKRFLAFNRNVQVRNGKMYADSDGDGVSDEDEIALGLDPTVADTDQDGLMDGIELRMGLDPLAVDIINGCSVVMDTDGDRLNDCEERVLGTDPCVGDTDGDGLPDLVEALSQTNPLVPEDLLDTDRDGISNIAEVEAHGDPLSADLDFHRERGYGYSIVPLPPTSTSDRACYRTRVENVSLVPTLERPHPFFPGEVIPKGTNEVYLYLQVGRDNDPRGAGVGSLFIQEIQFDPNKGRTPAGTVSLTSDDFIVGT from the coding sequence ATGCGTTCCTCCCCCCGGGTCGCCTGGCTCCTGATTCCGACGTTGTTGCTGTCGTGCACCGACGCGGGGCTCTATTCCATCGACGGCCGCGCGGGCGGCTCTCGGGACCGCGTCAGCTTCGAGGGGGACCTCTGCGTCCCCGCGGCCACCGGCGACGCGTTCCCCGTGAAGGTCGTCTTCGCCCTGCAGGGCGGCACCGGCGTGGAGACGGAGGTGGTGGGCTATGCGGTGGACGGCCTCACCACGCTCACCTCTCGCTATACCGGCCCCCAGATGCGCTTCGGGTTGGTGGCCTTCCATTCCGTGGCCACCGGCCTGCAAGGCAGCTTCACGGACGCGGCCTCCTTCCAGGCCGTCCTGCCCCGCTACGCCAGCTATCAGCAGCAGGGTCCCATCAGCATCCGCTCCGCGCTGCGCCTCTCCAAGAGCCTGATGTCCGGCGACATGCAGGCCTCCTGCCGGGGCGAGGTCGCGCGCACGCGCTACATCGTCGCGCCCGTCATCCGCAGCGCGGACGTCAGCTGTGACAACCCGGCGTACAACATCGGCATCGACAGCCGCTGCACCGCCCTTTCCCAGGCCGCCGGCTGCGGCGCCAGCCCGGAGAAGCAGGCCGAGTGCAACGCCGCGTGCAGCCAGTGCGAGCTGACCGCCGTGGTGGGAGAGCTCAAGGGGCTGGTGGAGCAGTTCGGCGCGGGCGACGTCAGCGTGCAGCCCATCTATGTGCGCGGCGGCACCCCGGACCCTGTCACCCGCCTCCAGGTGGCCGCCATCGCCAACGCGGGCGGCAGCGCGCCGGTGGAGACCGACTTCGCGGGCCTGCCCAACGCGATGGCCCGGCTGGACTATGGCGCGCTCAACAACGCGCTCAAGCTCAAGCGCTTCCTCGCCTTCAACCGCAACGTCCAGGTGCGAAACGGCAAGATGTACGCGGACAGCGACGGCGACGGCGTCTCGGATGAGGATGAGATCGCGCTCGGCCTGGACCCCACCGTCGCGGACACGGACCAGGACGGCCTGATGGACGGCATCGAGCTGCGCATGGGCCTGGATCCGCTCGCCGTGGACATCATCAACGGGTGCAGCGTGGTGATGGACACCGACGGGGACCGCCTCAACGACTGCGAGGAGCGCGTGCTCGGCACCGACCCCTGCGTGGGCGACACCGACGGAGACGGCCTGCCGGACCTCGTGGAGGCCCTGTCCCAGACCAACCCGCTGGTCCCCGAGGACCTGCTCGACACCGACCGCGACGGCATCAGCAACATCGCGGAGGTCGAAGCCCACGGCGACCCGCTCAGCGCCGACCTCGACTTCCACCGCGAGCGCGGCTACGGCTACTCCATCGTCCCGCTGCCCCCGACGAGCACCAGCGACCGCGCCTGCTACCGCACCCGCGTGGAGAACGTCTCCCTGGTCCCCACCCTGGAGCGGCCCCACCCGTTCTTCCCGGGCGAGGTCATCCCCAAGGGCACCAACGAGGTCTACCTCTACCTCCAGGTGGGCCGGGACAATGATCCGCGCGGCGCCGGGGTGGGTTCGCTCTTCATCCAGGAGATCCAGTTCGACCCGAACAAGGGCCGGACCCCCGCGGGCACCGTCTCCCTCACCTCCGACGACTTCATCGTGGGCACCTGA
- a CDS encoding gluconate 2-dehydrogenase subunit 3 family protein, which yields MARARSLPRKLSRRTFIQRLTFFGGGVVLLGAASCKRTKEAEAPAGPTGTTSAGQALRTFSAFEYAVVAAATERLLPRDEDPGAQDADVALYIDRILETQGLEAMHRDFLQGLAALERRAQRMFQKSFAQATPAQQDELLGLFKDSPAGSGEAHFFELLMTLSLEGFLGDPSYGGNKGRVGWRLMGFDTVGTVAMAPPEGYDGPKCLRECGGHHP from the coding sequence ATGGCCCGCGCGCGTTCGCTCCCCCGGAAGCTGTCCCGGCGCACCTTCATCCAACGGCTCACCTTCTTCGGCGGCGGCGTGGTGCTGCTGGGTGCCGCCTCCTGTAAACGTACGAAGGAGGCGGAAGCGCCCGCGGGGCCCACCGGCACCACCAGCGCCGGCCAGGCCCTGCGCACCTTCTCCGCCTTCGAGTACGCCGTCGTCGCCGCGGCCACGGAGCGGCTGCTGCCCCGCGATGAGGATCCGGGCGCCCAGGACGCGGACGTGGCGCTCTATATCGACCGCATCCTGGAGACGCAGGGGCTGGAGGCCATGCACCGCGACTTCCTCCAGGGGCTGGCCGCGCTGGAGCGCCGCGCGCAGCGCATGTTCCAGAAGAGCTTCGCCCAGGCCACGCCCGCGCAGCAGGACGAGCTGCTCGGCCTCTTCAAGGACAGCCCCGCCGGCAGCGGCGAGGCCCACTTCTTCGAGCTGCTGATGACGCTCAGCCTGGAGGGCTTCCTGGGCGACCCGTCCTACGGCGGCAACAAGGGCCGCGTGGGCTGGCGGCTCATGGGCTTCGACACCGTGGGGACGGTCGCCATGGCGCCCCCGGAGGGCTACGACGGCCCGAAGTGCCTGCGCGAGTGCGGAGGTCACCACCCGTGA
- the mtsD gene encoding cell-cell cohesion protein MtsD, with translation MRRLLVVSFLATGLLAMGVLSCSDTLLEPRAQEQSQLDDRLTLTGRVCTRPANPTGFPVKVVLVVDESGSMCVSDPPGSQEGSGFCERAEVQAIIPPGVTEPARVRALKNLVSGFKRINDARQGNISIAIAPFETNVKNTWPPASTGDRFAPPGNINSYIEGLQSQLGKGTDYQGALSYAYSLIASDIAAVSQSTPELLPRTRYVVVFLTDGTPYPRCSANDNLSVYAGPDTPDLTWRDSISSFCNATSTTDAITGFEVGTDRNQNYQLFSYVRRLMELKTQYNVGDVRMHTVLLFNEEAVRACGPICQDIYGTYPGVPEAQYPQAAKKIASYLLKRFAEMGNGVYQEFSDTAEISELGLGALDYSSFASPNVMKTLLVEPLSSAPGDNGRVLDSDGDGVPDSLDNAFTLKTSPFIVDSDGDCLSDGFEYRRQDQGFKPGNDLDARGCDPKSPLTLNCVCRDTDGDGLSQFAEDYLKTRQGIVDSDGDGMPDGLEVKYGLNPLQSSVAGLDTDGDGIPDDEELKAGSDPTRRDRLFHDKYGIQYEVKKVPGGVDTNGVCYDFTVSNLQMVTPPDRAGVKQGYNLFKVWFAEAPESGVATDYGVWRTACAWAQYAPPSVRVPLGPDLALEDRNFVQPRDLVDPWATQGSCVGVSPSQGGASP, from the coding sequence ATGCGCCGTCTGCTTGTTGTTTCGTTTCTTGCGACCGGCCTCCTGGCCATGGGTGTGCTGTCCTGTTCAGACACGCTCCTGGAGCCGCGTGCCCAGGAGCAGTCCCAGCTGGATGACCGGCTGACGCTCACCGGCCGGGTGTGTACACGCCCGGCCAACCCCACCGGCTTCCCGGTGAAGGTGGTGCTCGTCGTCGACGAGTCCGGCAGCATGTGCGTGTCGGATCCTCCGGGCTCGCAGGAGGGCAGCGGCTTCTGCGAGCGCGCCGAGGTCCAGGCCATCATCCCGCCGGGCGTCACCGAGCCGGCGCGCGTGCGGGCCCTGAAGAACCTGGTGTCGGGCTTCAAGCGCATCAACGACGCGCGCCAGGGCAACATCAGCATCGCCATCGCCCCGTTCGAGACGAACGTGAAGAACACCTGGCCGCCCGCCTCCACGGGGGACCGCTTCGCGCCGCCGGGCAACATCAACAGCTACATCGAAGGGCTCCAGTCGCAGCTGGGCAAGGGCACGGACTACCAGGGCGCGCTCAGCTACGCGTACAGCCTCATCGCCAGCGACATCGCGGCGGTGTCGCAGTCCACGCCGGAGCTGCTGCCGCGCACGCGCTACGTCGTCGTGTTCCTCACGGACGGCACGCCGTATCCGCGCTGCTCCGCCAATGACAACCTGTCTGTCTACGCGGGGCCGGACACGCCGGACCTCACCTGGCGCGACTCCATCTCCAGCTTCTGCAACGCCACCAGCACCACCGACGCCATCACCGGCTTCGAGGTGGGCACCGACCGCAACCAGAACTACCAGCTCTTCAGCTACGTGCGCCGGCTGATGGAGCTGAAGACGCAGTACAACGTGGGCGACGTGCGCATGCACACGGTGCTGCTCTTCAACGAAGAGGCCGTGCGCGCCTGCGGCCCCATCTGCCAGGACATCTACGGCACCTACCCGGGCGTCCCGGAGGCGCAGTACCCGCAGGCGGCGAAGAAGATCGCCTCCTACCTGCTCAAGCGCTTCGCGGAGATGGGCAACGGCGTCTACCAGGAGTTCAGCGACACGGCTGAAATCTCAGAGCTGGGCCTGGGCGCGCTGGACTACTCGTCCTTCGCTTCGCCCAACGTGATGAAGACGCTGCTGGTGGAGCCGCTGAGCTCCGCGCCAGGGGACAACGGCCGCGTGCTGGACAGCGACGGCGACGGCGTTCCGGACTCGCTGGACAACGCCTTCACGCTGAAGACGAGCCCCTTCATCGTGGACAGCGACGGGGACTGCCTGAGCGACGGCTTCGAGTACCGCCGCCAGGACCAGGGCTTCAAGCCGGGCAACGACCTGGATGCGCGCGGCTGCGACCCCAAGTCTCCGCTGACGCTCAACTGCGTGTGCCGCGACACGGATGGCGACGGGCTGTCGCAGTTCGCGGAGGACTACCTCAAGACGCGCCAGGGCATCGTGGACAGCGACGGCGACGGCATGCCGGACGGGCTGGAGGTGAAGTACGGCCTCAACCCGCTCCAGTCGAGCGTGGCCGGCCTGGACACCGACGGCGACGGCATCCCGGACGACGAGGAGTTGAAGGCTGGCAGCGACCCCACCCGGCGCGACCGGCTCTTCCACGACAAGTACGGCATCCAGTACGAGGTGAAGAAGGTTCCGGGCGGCGTCGACACGAACGGCGTCTGCTACGACTTCACCGTGTCCAACCTCCAGATGGTGACGCCGCCGGATCGCGCGGGCGTGAAGCAGGGCTACAACCTGTTCAAGGTGTGGTTCGCGGAGGCGCCGGAGAGCGGCGTCGCCACCGACTACGGCGTCTGGCGCACCGCGTGTGCCTGGGCGCAGTACGCGCCGCCCAGCGTGCGCGTGCCGCTGGGTCCGGACCTGGCGCTGGAGGACCGCAACTTCGTGCAGCCGCGAGATCTCGTGGACCCCTGGGCTACCCAGGGCAGTTGCGTCGGCGTGTCGCCGTCGCAGGGAGGCGCGTCGCCTTGA
- a CDS encoding DUF3332 domain-containing protein — translation MMHATGCFGSFTLTQKIWQFNKGVSGNKFVQWLVFLVFVIVPVYEIGTLVDALVINSIEFWSGNNPVGSVQGEDPNTRIVKLSPTDTLKMTRDVESGVMRLELQREGQAPVVRYFEPLEDGLVARDEAGALLIRAQGQHDGAVKVTDATGSTVTVHARDAVDTARQLFLDGGAPALAQFATHQGQLDQGMASLNTCAP, via the coding sequence ATGATGCATGCAACGGGTTGCTTCGGCTCGTTCACGCTCACGCAGAAGATCTGGCAGTTCAACAAGGGCGTCTCCGGGAACAAGTTCGTGCAGTGGTTGGTGTTCCTGGTCTTCGTCATCGTGCCTGTCTATGAGATCGGCACGCTGGTGGACGCGCTGGTCATCAACAGCATCGAGTTCTGGAGCGGCAACAACCCGGTGGGCAGCGTGCAGGGGGAGGACCCGAACACGCGCATCGTGAAGCTGAGCCCCACGGACACGCTGAAGATGACCCGCGACGTGGAGTCCGGCGTCATGCGTCTGGAGTTGCAGCGCGAGGGCCAGGCCCCGGTGGTGCGCTACTTCGAGCCGCTGGAGGACGGGCTGGTCGCGCGCGACGAAGCGGGCGCCCTGCTCATCCGCGCGCAGGGACAGCACGACGGCGCCGTGAAGGTGACGGATGCCACCGGCAGCACGGTGACGGTGCATGCCCGGGACGCGGTGGACACCGCGCGGCAGCTCTTCCTGGACGGCGGCGCGCCGGCGCTGGCGCAGTTCGCCACGCACCAGGGCCAGCTCGACCAGGGCATGGCCTCGCTCAACACCTGCGCGCCGTAG
- a CDS encoding vWA domain-containing protein — MSRAGRWWALALVGLAVVVACTDTYLYDPRRDTEVPADRAVALEGRFCTLGANEVRRPIKIIVAMDASQSMRVSDPDGTRATALVDLIENLPQDDEVSIAVMLFAGSTTAFLTQDPGPPAEDGFVQLSLLDATAKAKLTEQLLTFRNTDTSPNRDSTDFVKPLSDIYSLINTDIARARLQPNGNEALAQARYSVIFLSDGKPTNNQDDELIRGDAVVRIRQLRDLVEDVRFNTVHVFNPTQPVPSVCDLVSEDGGFGDGGCPLLIINQNADRLEKMATLGGGNFRDFRNNEPINFLNFQFGQVRRAFIVKEFVASNFSAPPGSPLGEADTDGDGLSDARELELGTNPNLRDTDGDGFSDGVEVYFRDRGVDFNPTQVALADGGGLDKGCPPALRGVDSDCDGLLDCDEQFIGTNATLQDSDGDGIPDGMEWRGGTQGSSKDLDEDPDTDGLTNRNEVRMHMRPLQVDTANLASDAYRYSMEADGPVDADGRQCYRFRVDNVLLAPTIAMIADGGVDGGVDAGTVQRGAGYNDIYLSVAMLPADDPTARTLVRTFRVDSVRYPVGGIKSPPDGVIRVNPQDFVDGCPGVAPTLAPVP, encoded by the coding sequence TTGAGCCGCGCGGGACGTTGGTGGGCCCTCGCCCTGGTGGGGCTCGCGGTGGTGGTCGCCTGTACCGATACGTACCTCTATGACCCTCGCCGGGACACGGAGGTGCCCGCGGACCGGGCGGTGGCGCTGGAGGGCCGCTTCTGCACGCTGGGCGCGAACGAGGTGCGCCGGCCCATCAAGATCATCGTCGCCATGGACGCCAGTCAGTCCATGCGCGTGAGCGACCCGGACGGCACCCGCGCCACGGCGCTGGTGGACCTCATCGAGAACCTCCCGCAGGACGACGAGGTCTCCATCGCGGTGATGCTCTTCGCGGGCAGCACCACGGCGTTCCTCACCCAGGACCCGGGGCCTCCGGCGGAGGATGGCTTCGTGCAGCTGTCGCTGCTGGACGCCACCGCGAAGGCCAAGCTCACCGAACAGCTGCTCACGTTCCGCAACACGGACACGTCGCCGAACCGGGACTCCACCGACTTCGTCAAGCCGCTGTCGGACATCTACTCGCTCATCAACACGGACATCGCGCGGGCGCGGCTGCAGCCGAACGGGAACGAGGCGCTGGCGCAGGCGCGCTACTCCGTCATCTTCCTGTCGGACGGCAAGCCCACCAACAACCAGGACGACGAGCTCATCCGCGGCGACGCGGTGGTGCGCATCCGGCAGCTGCGCGACCTGGTGGAGGACGTGCGCTTCAACACCGTGCACGTTTTCAACCCCACGCAGCCCGTCCCGTCCGTGTGCGACCTGGTGTCCGAGGACGGCGGCTTCGGCGACGGCGGCTGCCCGCTGCTCATCATCAACCAGAACGCGGATCGCCTGGAGAAGATGGCCACGCTGGGCGGCGGCAACTTCCGCGACTTCCGCAACAACGAGCCCATCAACTTCCTCAACTTCCAGTTCGGGCAGGTGCGCCGCGCCTTCATCGTGAAGGAGTTCGTGGCGTCCAACTTCTCCGCGCCCCCGGGCAGCCCGCTGGGTGAGGCGGACACCGACGGCGACGGCCTCTCCGACGCGCGCGAGCTGGAGCTGGGCACCAACCCCAACCTGCGCGACACGGACGGCGACGGCTTCAGCGACGGCGTGGAGGTGTACTTCCGCGACCGCGGCGTGGACTTCAACCCCACTCAGGTCGCGCTGGCGGACGGCGGCGGCCTGGACAAGGGCTGCCCGCCCGCGCTGCGCGGCGTGGACTCGGACTGCGATGGCCTCCTGGATTGCGACGAGCAGTTCATCGGCACCAACGCCACGCTCCAGGACAGCGACGGCGACGGCATTCCGGATGGCATGGAGTGGCGGGGCGGCACCCAGGGCTCCAGCAAGGACCTGGACGAGGATCCGGACACCGACGGGCTGACCAACCGCAACGAGGTGCGCATGCACATGCGGCCCCTCCAGGTGGACACCGCCAACCTGGCCTCGGACGCGTACCGCTACAGCATGGAGGCGGATGGCCCGGTGGATGCGGACGGCCGCCAGTGCTACCGCTTCCGCGTGGACAACGTGCTGCTCGCGCCCACCATCGCGATGATCGCGGATGGCGGCGTGGACGGGGGCGTGGACGCCGGCACCGTGCAGCGCGGCGCGGGCTACAACGACATCTACCTCTCCGTGGCGATGCTGCCCGCGGACGACCCCACCGCGCGCACGCTGGTGCGCACCTTCCGCGTGGACTCCGTGCGCTACCCGGTGGGCGGCATCAAGTCGCCTCCGGATGGCGTCATCCGCGTGAACCCCCAGGACTTCGTGGACGGCTGCCCCGGCGTCGCTCCCACGCTCGCGCCCGTCCCCTGA
- the mtsC gene encoding cell-cell cohesion MYXO-CTERM protein MtsC, protein MTISRIAPMLALGAFLVLSPRIAQAQTQGPDNPECLGDECGRPKEEGGGCGCGCGCSVWVAYTDDGKTLSYTDDADGDGKADDKDNCPFTPNRDQADGDGDRAGDACDNCPAVSNATQLDTDGDGIGDACDPDIDNDGIANAADNCPSIPNANQADNDKDGMGDVCDDDDDNDGIKDGVDNCPLIANPDQVLPADVSLCRVDADGDNISDNLDNCPGLANPDQKDTDGDGIGDACDVDIDNDSILNAADNCVAVANRDQADDDGDGIGDACDTRYCVVLNKDRPNDCLDPKAPFSVGTGGVLSVEKTGLSVRPPLFANRNGAAIEYTWTVVKRPSGSTAVVENPKGAVTYSRHWEYQYVDGSVPNFKPDKEGEYELQVSTRLAFADRVFPDQRASISSLFLKVGKEDTGGGCTSLPAGGSAAALGAGVLGLLLRRRRKA, encoded by the coding sequence ATGACTATCAGTCGCATTGCCCCCATGTTGGCGCTCGGAGCATTCCTGGTGCTGAGTCCCCGCATCGCGCAGGCCCAGACGCAGGGTCCGGACAATCCGGAGTGCCTTGGAGATGAGTGCGGTCGCCCCAAGGAGGAGGGAGGCGGCTGCGGTTGTGGTTGTGGTTGCTCCGTCTGGGTGGCCTACACCGACGACGGCAAGACGCTGTCGTACACCGACGACGCGGACGGCGACGGCAAGGCGGACGACAAGGACAACTGCCCGTTCACGCCCAACCGCGACCAGGCGGACGGCGACGGCGACCGCGCCGGCGACGCCTGCGACAACTGCCCGGCTGTCTCCAACGCCACGCAGCTGGACACCGACGGTGACGGCATCGGCGACGCGTGCGACCCGGACATCGACAACGACGGCATCGCCAACGCCGCGGACAACTGCCCCTCCATCCCCAACGCCAACCAGGCGGACAACGACAAGGATGGCATGGGCGACGTCTGTGATGACGACGACGACAACGACGGCATCAAGGACGGCGTGGACAACTGCCCGCTCATCGCGAACCCGGACCAGGTGCTGCCGGCGGACGTGAGCCTGTGCCGCGTGGACGCGGACGGCGACAACATCTCCGACAACCTGGACAACTGCCCCGGCCTGGCCAACCCGGACCAGAAGGACACGGACGGGGACGGCATCGGCGACGCGTGCGACGTGGACATCGACAACGACTCCATCCTCAACGCCGCGGACAACTGCGTCGCGGTGGCCAACCGCGACCAGGCGGATGACGACGGCGACGGCATTGGCGACGCGTGCGACACGCGCTACTGCGTGGTGCTCAACAAGGACCGGCCCAACGACTGCCTCGACCCGAAGGCGCCCTTCAGCGTGGGCACCGGCGGCGTGCTGAGCGTGGAGAAGACGGGCCTGTCCGTGCGCCCGCCGCTGTTCGCCAACCGCAACGGCGCGGCCATCGAGTACACCTGGACGGTGGTGAAGCGTCCCTCCGGCTCCACCGCGGTGGTGGAGAACCCCAAGGGCGCCGTCACCTACAGCCGCCACTGGGAGTACCAGTACGTGGACGGCAGCGTGCCCAACTTCAAGCCGGACAAGGAAGGCGAGTACGAGCTGCAGGTGTCCACGCGTCTGGCCTTCGCCGACCGCGTGTTCCCCGACCAGCGCGCCTCCATCTCCAGCCTGTTCCTGAAGGTGGGCAAGGAAGATACGGGCGGCGGCTGCACATCCCTGCCCGCGGGTGGTAGCGCCGCGGCCCTGGGCGCTGGCGTGCTCGGCCTGCTGCTGCGTCGCCGTCGGAAGGCGTAA